From the genome of Bacteroides sp. MSB163, one region includes:
- a CDS encoding ABC transporter permease, translated as MKHLTFKQKVVQGIHDLFYIWIREFRTTFRDQGVLIFFVLVPLVYPLIYAFIYTNETIREVPAVVVDNSRSSLSREYLRKVDSSPEVKIVSYCADMEEAKLMLKDRLAYGIIYIPAEFSEDIARGKQTQVSLYCDMSGLLYYKSLLNTNTSVSLDMNADIKMQRAGNTTNRQDEITAYPIKYEDVTLFNPANGFAAFLIPAVLILIIQQTLLLGIGLSAGTAREQNRFKDLVPINRHYNGTLRIVLGKGLSYFMVYALVSVYVLCVVPRLFSLIQIAQPGVLTLFMLPYLAACIFFAMTASIAIRNRETCMLIFVFTSVPLLFLSGVSWPGAAMPDFWRYFSYIFPSTFGINGYVRINSMGATLGEVAFEYRALWIQAGIYFLTTCWVYRWQIIQSRKHVIEKYKEYKNK; from the coding sequence ATGAAACATCTGACGTTCAAACAGAAAGTAGTACAAGGTATCCACGACCTATTCTATATCTGGATACGGGAATTCCGCACGACCTTTCGCGATCAGGGTGTGCTCATCTTCTTTGTGCTTGTCCCGTTGGTGTATCCACTGATTTACGCTTTCATCTATACCAATGAAACCATACGGGAAGTACCTGCTGTGGTAGTGGATAACTCACGCAGTTCGTTAAGCCGTGAATATCTGCGCAAAGTGGACTCCAGTCCGGAAGTGAAGATCGTATCTTATTGCGCCGACATGGAAGAAGCCAAACTGATGCTGAAAGATCGTCTGGCTTATGGCATCATCTATATACCTGCTGAATTCAGTGAAGATATTGCACGGGGAAAGCAAACACAGGTCAGTCTGTATTGCGATATGAGCGGATTGCTTTATTACAAATCTCTGCTGAACACCAATACCAGCGTGTCACTGGATATGAATGCAGATATCAAAATGCAACGTGCCGGCAATACCACCAACCGCCAGGATGAGATTACCGCCTATCCGATAAAATATGAAGATGTTACCTTATTCAACCCCGCAAATGGTTTTGCGGCTTTCCTGATACCCGCGGTATTGATACTGATTATTCAGCAAACCTTGCTGCTTGGTATCGGACTTTCTGCCGGAACAGCCCGCGAACAGAATCGTTTCAAAGATTTGGTTCCTATCAACCGCCACTACAACGGCACATTACGTATCGTACTGGGTAAAGGTTTAAGTTACTTCATGGTGTATGCACTTGTATCCGTATACGTGCTCTGTGTAGTGCCACGTCTGTTCAGTCTCATCCAGATAGCTCAACCGGGTGTACTGACCCTCTTTATGTTGCCTTATCTGGCAGCATGTATTTTCTTTGCCATGACAGCTTCTATTGCCATACGCAACCGTGAAACCTGCATGTTAATATTCGTCTTCACATCCGTACCTTTATTGTTCCTTTCAGGTGTTTCCTGGCCGGGAGCCGCCATGCCGGATTTCTGGAGATACTTCTCTTATATCTTCCCGTCCACTTTCGGCATCAATGGCTACGTACGCATCAATAGCATGGGAGCTACACTGGGCGAAGTAGCCTTTGAATACCGTGCATTATGGATACAGGCAGGCATCTACTTCCTGACTACTTGCTGGGTATATCGCTGGCAGATTATCCAGAGCCGGAAGCATGTGATTGAGAAATATAAAGAGTACAAGAATAAATAA
- a CDS encoding TolC family protein: MRKFFCFTWLVCLTFSVGAQEILSLDSCRALAIANNKELLISQEKINSAHYQRKAAFTSYLPDISATGGYMRTQKEISILSDAQKGALGSMGTQVSGAMQNGIQGILTQHPELTQNPQFMALIQALGSVDVASPLNGLGNSLVDAFRTDTRNMYAGALTLTQPLYMGGKIRAYNKITKYAEELARQQHDSGLQDVILSTDQAYWQVVSLASKKKLAEGYLKLLQKLESDVDKMIAEGVATKADGLSVKVRVNEAEMTLTKVEDGLSLSRMLLCQLCGLDLSSPITLKDEREDDLSPDPVAANGIDLNTVYATRPEVRSLELATEIYKQKVNVTRSEYLPSLALMGSYMMTNPSVFNGFEKKFKGMWNVGVVLQVPIWHWGEGMYKVKAAKAEARIAQYQLDDAKEKIELQVNQSVFKVNEAAKKLIMAKKNLEKADENLRYATLGFEEGVIAASNVLEAHTAWLSAQSEKIDAQIDVKLTDIYLKKALGQLKTTDY; the protein is encoded by the coding sequence ATGAGAAAGTTCTTCTGTTTCACTTGGTTGGTATGTCTGACCTTCTCTGTCGGCGCACAAGAGATTTTGAGCCTCGATAGTTGCCGTGCATTGGCCATTGCCAATAACAAAGAACTACTGATAAGTCAGGAGAAAATTAACTCTGCACATTATCAGAGAAAAGCGGCGTTTACCAGCTACCTTCCCGATATTTCCGCCACCGGTGGATATATGCGTACCCAAAAAGAGATTTCAATATTGAGTGATGCCCAGAAAGGTGCATTAGGTTCAATGGGAACTCAGGTGAGCGGCGCTATGCAAAATGGCATACAAGGTATACTGACACAGCACCCTGAGTTGACACAGAATCCGCAATTCATGGCATTGATCCAGGCGTTAGGAAGTGTGGACGTCGCCTCTCCGCTCAACGGTCTCGGAAATTCCCTCGTTGATGCATTTCGTACAGATACCCGCAACATGTATGCCGGCGCCCTGACGCTGACACAACCTTTATATATGGGCGGCAAAATCCGTGCTTACAACAAAATTACCAAATATGCAGAAGAACTGGCACGCCAGCAACATGACAGTGGTCTGCAAGATGTAATACTTAGTACCGACCAGGCTTACTGGCAAGTAGTATCACTCGCCAGTAAAAAGAAGTTAGCCGAAGGTTACCTCAAGTTACTGCAAAAGCTGGAAAGCGATGTGGACAAGATGATTGCCGAAGGTGTTGCCACCAAAGCGGACGGTCTATCCGTAAAAGTAAGAGTGAACGAAGCGGAAATGACACTGACCAAAGTAGAAGATGGCTTGAGTCTGTCCAGAATGTTATTATGCCAGTTATGCGGTTTGGACTTATCCTCTCCTATCACGCTGAAAGATGAACGGGAAGATGATCTCTCTCCTGATCCGGTAGCAGCGAATGGAATTGATCTGAATACGGTTTATGCTACACGGCCGGAAGTACGCAGTCTGGAACTTGCCACAGAAATCTACAAGCAGAAGGTAAACGTCACTCGCTCCGAATATCTGCCGTCACTGGCTCTGATGGGAAGCTATATGATGACCAACCCCTCCGTTTTCAATGGTTTCGAAAAGAAGTTCAAAGGTATGTGGAATGTGGGCGTGGTATTACAGGTTCCTATCTGGCACTGGGGTGAAGGCATGTACAAGGTGAAGGCAGCCAAAGCGGAAGCCCGTATCGCCCAATACCAATTGGACGATGCTAAAGAAAAGATAGAACTCCAAGTCAACCAGTCCGTCTTCAAGGTTAATGAAGCCGCTAAAAAACTGATTATGGCAAAAAAGAATCTGGAAAAAGCAGATGAAAATCTTCGATATGCCACCCTCGGATTTGAAGAAGGCGTGATAGCTGCCAGCAACGTACTCGAAGCACACACAGCCTGGCTTTCAGCCCAGTCCGAAAAGATAGATGCACAAATTGACGTGAAACTGACTGACATCTATCTGAAGAAGGCATTGGGACAGTTGAAAACAACCGATTACTAA
- a CDS encoding BlaI/MecI/CopY family transcriptional regulator, whose product MEKLTIQEEEAMIYIWELGSCFVKDIVAKYPQPAPPYTTVASIIKNLERKQYVTAARVGNTYQYTPAIRESEYKRTFMSGFVRNYFENSYKEMVSFFAKEQKISTKDLKDIIDMIEKR is encoded by the coding sequence ATGGAAAAGTTGACTATACAAGAAGAAGAAGCAATGATTTACATCTGGGAATTGGGCAGTTGCTTCGTAAAAGACATTGTTGCCAAATATCCCCAACCGGCACCTCCCTACACTACCGTGGCTTCCATCATTAAAAACCTGGAACGCAAACAGTATGTTACAGCCGCTCGCGTAGGGAATACATATCAATACACACCTGCCATTCGTGAAAGCGAATACAAGCGTACCTTCATGAGCGGCTTCGTGCGTAACTACTTTGAAAATTCTTATAAGGAAATGGTTTCTTTCTTTGCCAAAGAGCAAAAGATTTCAACTAAAGACCTGAAAGATATAATAGATATGATTGAAAAAAGATAA
- a CDS encoding GH92 family glycosyl hydrolase codes for MKYGSWLSALLISFSTLSFAQKEPVDYVNTIIGASTSAEAGKSGHGLGKTFPGSCTPFGLVQLSPDTKTGGDNGPGYSWHHSTIEGFSFTHLSGIGWYGDFGNFLVMPTTGPLQTFKGTENKPEEGYRSRYSHDTEITQAGYYSVYLQDYQVKVELTSAPRSGILRFTYPESEKSRIQIDLARRIGGTSDEQYVEKVDEYTIRGWMKCTPACGGWGNGSGKSDYTVYFYCCFDRPLTEYGVWSASIPEGVSRKNEANDNPAYFSYIKDARIISAPGKAQGKHLGFYTEFPTRKDEQVQLKCGISFVSMEGAQRNLEQDIPDWNFERVKENTRNLWNQALSSVKVEGSERDKTIFYTSLYHTMIDPRCFSDCDGRYIGADKKIHQTKNFTYRTVFSGWDVFRSQFPLQTLINPRLVNDEINSLIQIAQLSGTEYYPRWEVVNAYSGCMLGNPAISVLADAYEKGIREYDVQKAVEYAANTQKQFGNGDLGYTPGSLSHTLEYAYTDWCLGQLMSSLGKKKEAAEYEKRAKAYRNVWCDSVQWFRARVKGGGWLPWQSRTAQDQGTTESNPFQQGWFVPHDIDGMKALMGGQKKFDAELEEFFANVPEDFLWNDYYNHPNEPNHHVPFLFNYSSCPWLTQKWTRKICDKAYGDDVLGLCGNEDVGQMSAWYVLAAMGIHPVCPGNPRYEITSPVFESVEIKLDTHFYSGKNFKIIARNNSPQNIYIQSVSLNGKKLNRLWITHDEIVKGGVLEFEMGPEPTAADELIL; via the coding sequence ATGAAATATGGTAGTTGGCTATCTGCCTTATTAATTTCTTTTTCTACTCTGTCATTTGCTCAAAAAGAGCCGGTGGATTATGTTAATACGATAATTGGTGCTTCAACTTCGGCAGAGGCCGGAAAATCGGGGCATGGGTTGGGAAAAACCTTTCCGGGAAGTTGTACTCCTTTTGGACTTGTACAGTTGAGTCCGGACACTAAAACCGGTGGCGATAATGGCCCCGGATATTCGTGGCATCATTCTACTATCGAAGGATTTAGTTTTACGCATTTAAGCGGTATTGGCTGGTATGGTGATTTCGGAAACTTTCTGGTAATGCCTACTACCGGGCCATTACAAACATTCAAGGGTACTGAAAATAAACCGGAGGAAGGTTACCGTTCCAGATATTCCCATGATACGGAGATTACGCAGGCCGGATACTATTCGGTATATTTACAAGATTATCAGGTGAAGGTGGAACTGACATCCGCTCCTCGTTCGGGGATTCTGCGTTTCACATATCCGGAGTCGGAAAAGTCACGTATCCAGATCGATCTGGCCCGTAGAATTGGTGGCACATCTGATGAACAGTATGTGGAAAAAGTAGACGAATATACGATTCGGGGATGGATGAAATGTACACCCGCTTGTGGAGGTTGGGGAAACGGCTCGGGTAAATCTGATTATACCGTTTACTTTTATTGCTGTTTTGATCGCCCATTGACGGAATACGGTGTTTGGAGTGCTTCTATTCCTGAGGGCGTTAGCAGAAAGAATGAAGCCAATGATAATCCGGCCTATTTCAGCTATATTAAGGATGCCCGGATCATATCTGCTCCCGGGAAAGCACAGGGAAAGCACTTGGGCTTTTATACAGAGTTTCCTACCCGGAAAGACGAACAGGTTCAACTGAAGTGTGGTATATCGTTTGTCAGCATGGAAGGTGCCCAGCGCAATCTGGAACAGGACATTCCAGACTGGAATTTTGAGCGGGTAAAAGAAAATACACGTAATCTGTGGAATCAGGCACTCTCTTCAGTGAAGGTTGAGGGAAGCGAAAGGGATAAGACTATCTTTTATACCTCTTTGTATCATACAATGATCGATCCACGTTGCTTCTCTGATTGTGACGGCCGATATATAGGTGCGGATAAGAAGATTCACCAGACGAAGAATTTTACTTATCGTACAGTATTTAGTGGTTGGGATGTATTCCGTAGTCAGTTCCCATTGCAAACATTGATTAATCCCCGATTGGTGAATGATGAGATAAACTCTTTGATCCAGATTGCCCAGTTAAGTGGTACGGAGTATTATCCGCGTTGGGAAGTAGTGAATGCATATTCTGGCTGTATGTTGGGAAATCCCGCTATCTCGGTACTGGCGGATGCCTATGAAAAGGGGATCCGGGAGTATGATGTACAGAAAGCCGTTGAGTATGCTGCGAATACACAAAAGCAGTTTGGTAATGGAGACCTGGGATATACTCCCGGCAGTCTTTCCCATACTTTGGAGTATGCTTATACGGATTGGTGCTTAGGACAACTCATGAGTTCCTTAGGCAAAAAGAAAGAAGCGGCTGAATATGAAAAGCGTGCCAAAGCTTACCGGAATGTGTGGTGCGACAGTGTGCAGTGGTTTCGTGCCCGCGTGAAGGGTGGAGGCTGGTTGCCTTGGCAAAGTCGTACGGCACAGGATCAAGGTACTACGGAAAGCAATCCTTTCCAACAAGGTTGGTTTGTCCCTCATGATATTGACGGAATGAAAGCTCTGATGGGAGGCCAAAAGAAGTTTGATGCGGAACTGGAAGAGTTCTTTGCCAATGTTCCGGAAGATTTTTTGTGGAATGATTATTATAATCATCCTAATGAACCGAACCATCATGTACCATTCCTTTTCAATTACTCTTCCTGCCCGTGGCTGACACAGAAATGGACGAGAAAGATCTGTGATAAAGCTTATGGTGATGATGTTCTGGGATTGTGCGGAAACGAAGATGTAGGGCAGATGTCGGCATGGTATGTATTGGCGGCTATGGGCATTCATCCGGTTTGTCCGGGAAATCCCCGTTATGAGATTACCAGCCCTGTCTTCGAAAGCGTAGAGATAAAACTGGATACACATTTTTACTCCGGTAAGAATTTCAAAATCATAGCGCGTAATAACTCGCCTCAGAACATCTATATCCAGTCGGTATCATTGAACGGCAAGAAATTGAACCGCCTGTGGATAACGCATGATGAGATTGTGAAGGGTGGGGTGCTGGAATTTGAAATGGGACCTGAACCAACTGCAGCGGATGAGCTAATTCTTTAA
- a CDS encoding SGNH/GDSL hydrolase family protein: MRIRVFILGLLLAASTQAQLLYRDASVFPLLGKATDATLTRYERLPASLESVSRKPLWDLGRNSAGLALRFRSNSTCIGAKWEVRDNRSMNHMTPTGIKGLDLYCLQDGKWVFAGSGRPQGKVNEATIVKNMDPEEREYLLYLSLYDGVTSLAIGVDSLSTLDQPTVDLPVREKPVVFYGTSILQGGCASRPGMAHTNILERWLNRECINLGFSGNALLDLEIAELIATVDASMFVLDFLPNATVEQMKERTEKFYSIVRSKHPDTPILFVEDPIFTHSRFDKKVAREVNAKNETIATIFQSMKKRGEKNIYLLSSKDIIGYDGEATVDGIHFTDLGFMRYAEILYPLIKKHIR; the protein is encoded by the coding sequence ATGAGAATCAGAGTTTTTATTTTGGGATTGTTGCTGGCTGCGTCCACTCAGGCCCAACTTCTTTATCGCGATGCTTCCGTTTTCCCCTTGTTGGGCAAGGCAACGGATGCTACTCTTACCCGTTATGAACGCCTTCCGGCTTCTTTGGAATCAGTTTCCCGCAAACCGCTTTGGGATTTAGGACGCAATAGTGCCGGACTTGCTTTGCGCTTCCGTTCCAACTCTACATGCATTGGGGCAAAGTGGGAAGTGAGGGATAACAGAAGCATGAACCACATGACTCCTACCGGAATCAAAGGATTGGATCTTTATTGTCTGCAAGATGGTAAGTGGGTTTTTGCCGGTAGCGGGCGTCCTCAGGGAAAGGTAAATGAAGCTACTATCGTGAAGAATATGGATCCTGAAGAACGGGAATATCTTTTATATCTCTCTTTGTATGACGGGGTCACCTCATTGGCCATCGGTGTGGATAGCCTTTCGACCCTTGATCAGCCTACTGTTGATTTGCCGGTGCGTGAGAAGCCCGTTGTCTTTTATGGGACCAGTATTTTGCAGGGTGGTTGTGCTTCCCGTCCCGGAATGGCCCATACAAATATTCTGGAACGTTGGCTCAATCGTGAATGTATCAATTTAGGATTTAGCGGTAATGCTTTGCTCGATCTGGAGATTGCAGAACTTATAGCTACGGTTGATGCTTCCATGTTCGTGCTTGATTTCCTTCCTAATGCCACAGTAGAACAGATGAAAGAACGGACGGAGAAATTCTACTCTATCGTCCGCAGCAAACATCCCGATACTCCTATCCTTTTTGTAGAAGATCCTATTTTTACTCATTCCCGTTTTGATAAAAAGGTTGCAAGGGAAGTGAATGCTAAAAATGAAACGATTGCGACTATTTTTCAGTCAATGAAGAAAAGGGGTGAGAAGAATATCTATCTTCTTTCTTCAAAGGACATTATCGGGTACGATGGTGAGGCTACTGTTGATGGTATCCATTTTACAGATCTGGGTTTTATGCGCTATGCGGAAATATTATATCCGTTAATCAAAAAACATATTCGGTAA
- a CDS encoding TlpA disulfide reductase family protein produces MKYYFSLLACLVSFIAHAQTTYSYRVEGELTDNSFNGKMLYIMRYDDNHYIDSTRVENQKFAFEGRTAIPSFCRIDAGRNYANFILDEGTIKVNLYTHVPTGTKLNEAFNKTIATVDSIRKKGFAHLAELKKEKPNAEDWQLVWAEYYEQKIRPSLLGYLKQQIISNKDNGVGEYAFRDYSMACSTDEMDALQTEIGNWLNSLKTVQAIKARFEALKRTAVGKPFVDIAGENTEGKETRLSDFVGKGNYVLVDMWASWCAPCREEIPNLAEIYNTYKDKGLVILGIATWDKKDRIIKAIGDLNMTWPQLLDTQQKVMELYGVNGIPHIILFAPDGTIVARNLRGDGMKQKVAEIMKGE; encoded by the coding sequence ATGAAATACTATTTTTCTTTATTAGCTTGTCTGGTAAGTTTCATTGCTCACGCACAGACTACTTACTCCTATAGAGTAGAAGGAGAATTGACAGATAATTCATTTAATGGAAAAATGTTATACATCATGCGATATGATGACAATCACTATATTGATAGTACCCGAGTTGAAAATCAGAAGTTTGCATTTGAGGGACGAACTGCAATCCCCTCGTTTTGTCGAATCGATGCAGGACGCAACTATGCCAACTTTATTTTGGATGAAGGAACTATAAAGGTTAATCTATATACCCATGTTCCTACGGGTACAAAACTAAATGAAGCTTTCAATAAGACGATAGCTACAGTCGACAGTATCCGAAAAAAAGGATTCGCGCATCTGGCAGAACTAAAAAAAGAAAAGCCGAATGCAGAAGACTGGCAGCTGGTATGGGCAGAATATTATGAGCAAAAAATCCGCCCATCACTCCTTGGATATCTGAAACAACAAATTATATCCAACAAGGATAATGGTGTGGGAGAATATGCCTTCAGAGATTATAGTATGGCATGTAGTACCGATGAAATGGATGCTCTTCAGACAGAAATAGGCAATTGGCTGAATTCTTTAAAAACAGTACAGGCAATAAAAGCACGTTTCGAAGCGCTAAAGAGAACTGCAGTAGGCAAACCGTTTGTCGATATAGCCGGTGAAAACACAGAAGGTAAAGAAACACGGTTGTCAGATTTTGTAGGCAAAGGTAATTATGTTCTTGTTGATATGTGGGCAAGCTGGTGTGCTCCATGCCGGGAAGAAATACCCAATTTAGCAGAAATCTACAATACATATAAAGACAAAGGCCTGGTTATATTAGGTATTGCAACCTGGGATAAAAAAGACAGAATCATTAAAGCGATAGGAGATCTGAATATGACATGGCCACAGCTACTGGACACCCAACAAAAAGTAATGGAACTTTATGGTGTCAATGGTATCCCGCATATTATTTTATTTGCCCCGGATGGCACTATTGTTGCCCGCAATCTCAGGGGAGATGGAATGAAGCAGAAAGTGGCTGAGATTATGAAAGGCGAATAA
- a CDS encoding HlyD family secretion protein, which yields MDTKSQNSNMLLAFLTLTGVIAIVAVVGFFMLRKGPEIVQGQAEVTEYRVSSKVPGRILEFRVKEGQSVQAGDTLAILEAPDVLAKLEQARAAEAAAQAQNEKALKGARHEQVQAAFEMWQKAKAGLEIAEKSYKRVKNLADQGVMSTQKLDEVTAQRDAAVATEKAAKAQYDMAKNGAEREDKAAAAALVDRAKGAVAEVESYIKETYLIAQTAGEVSEIFPKVGELVGTGAPIMNIAILDDMWVTFNVREDLLQGLTMGTEFEAFVPALDKNIRLKVNYMKDLGTYAAWKATKTTGQFDLKTFEVKALPQEKVEGLRPGMSVILKK from the coding sequence ATGGATACCAAATCACAAAACAGTAACATGCTATTAGCGTTCTTAACGCTGACAGGCGTCATTGCCATTGTAGCCGTAGTAGGTTTCTTCATGTTGCGCAAAGGACCGGAAATCGTACAGGGTCAGGCAGAGGTCACAGAATACCGGGTATCGAGTAAAGTACCGGGACGTATTCTGGAATTCCGTGTGAAAGAGGGACAAAGCGTGCAGGCCGGAGATACACTCGCCATACTGGAAGCTCCGGATGTATTAGCTAAACTGGAACAGGCCCGTGCGGCGGAAGCCGCTGCTCAGGCACAAAATGAGAAAGCACTGAAAGGCGCCCGTCACGAACAGGTACAGGCTGCCTTTGAGATGTGGCAAAAAGCTAAAGCAGGACTTGAAATAGCCGAGAAATCTTACAAACGTGTGAAAAATCTTGCTGATCAGGGCGTGATGTCAACCCAAAAGCTGGATGAGGTGACTGCACAGCGAGACGCTGCCGTCGCAACAGAAAAAGCCGCCAAAGCCCAATACGACATGGCAAAGAACGGTGCGGAACGAGAAGATAAAGCTGCTGCCGCCGCCTTGGTAGACCGTGCCAAAGGAGCCGTTGCAGAAGTAGAATCTTATATCAAAGAAACTTATCTTATAGCCCAGACAGCCGGAGAAGTGTCGGAAATCTTCCCCAAAGTGGGTGAATTGGTGGGAACCGGTGCACCGATCATGAACATAGCCATACTGGATGATATGTGGGTAACATTCAATGTCCGGGAAGATTTGCTGCAAGGTCTGACAATGGGAACTGAATTCGAAGCTTTCGTTCCGGCATTGGACAAAAATATCCGCCTGAAAGTGAACTACATGAAGGATCTTGGCACTTATGCAGCCTGGAAGGCTACGAAAACAACCGGGCAATTTGATCTGAAGACTTTTGAGGTAAAAGCTTTGCCACAGGAGAAAGTGGAAGGCTTGCGTCCCGGAATGTCGGTGATACTGAAGAAGTGA
- a CDS encoding ABC transporter permease, whose translation MARDKKYIALWNVMKREGRRLVSRPLYLFCMVIAPLFCYVFFTTLMDSGLPVNMPVGVVDQDMTSTSRQLMRNLDAFEQTAIVAHYPTINEARAAMQKGEIYGFYYIPKGTTAKAQSQRQPTVSFYTNNTLLIAGSLLYKDMKMMSELASGAAARASLYAKGATEDQAMAFLQPIVIDTHPLNNPWLNYSVYLCNTFAPGVLMLLIFMITVYSIGVEIKDRTAREWLRMGNNSIYISLAGKLLPHTAIFFLMGILYNVYLYGFLHFPCNSGIMPMLLATLCLVLASQGMGVLMIGTLPTLRLGLSFASLWGVLSFSMCGLSFPAMAMHPVLQGLANLFPLRHYFLIYVDQALNGYPMIYSWINYVALLIFMMLPFFVVHRLKEALIYYKYVP comes from the coding sequence ATGGCACGAGATAAGAAATATATAGCTTTGTGGAACGTCATGAAACGGGAAGGCCGACGGCTCGTTTCCCGTCCGCTGTACCTGTTCTGCATGGTGATAGCACCGTTGTTCTGCTACGTGTTCTTCACGACACTGATGGATTCGGGCTTACCGGTCAATATGCCTGTAGGAGTGGTGGATCAGGATATGACATCCACTTCGCGCCAATTGATGCGAAACCTGGATGCATTTGAGCAGACCGCCATCGTAGCCCATTATCCTACTATCAACGAAGCACGTGCCGCCATGCAGAAAGGAGAAATCTACGGATTCTACTACATTCCGAAAGGTACCACTGCCAAGGCGCAATCTCAACGACAGCCCACCGTATCATTCTATACCAACAATACGCTGCTTATCGCCGGTTCTCTACTCTACAAAGATATGAAGATGATGAGCGAATTGGCATCGGGAGCCGCCGCACGCGCCAGTCTGTATGCTAAAGGTGCTACGGAAGACCAGGCTATGGCATTCCTGCAACCCATCGTCATCGATACACATCCGCTGAACAATCCGTGGCTGAATTACTCCGTATACTTGTGTAATACATTTGCACCGGGCGTATTGATGCTGCTTATATTTATGATAACGGTTTACTCCATCGGCGTGGAAATAAAAGACCGTACCGCGCGCGAATGGCTACGCATGGGAAATAATTCCATCTACATCTCCCTTGCCGGAAAGCTGTTGCCGCATACGGCTATTTTCTTCCTGATGGGGATATTGTATAACGTATATCTATATGGCTTCCTGCACTTCCCATGCAACAGTGGCATCATGCCGATGCTTCTTGCCACTCTCTGCCTTGTGCTGGCTTCGCAAGGGATGGGCGTACTGATGATAGGTACATTGCCTACCCTGCGTCTGGGACTGAGTTTTGCATCCTTATGGGGAGTGCTTTCATTCTCTATGTGTGGATTATCATTCCCAGCTATGGCAATGCATCCGGTTCTGCAAGGATTAGCCAATCTGTTCCCGCTGCGTCACTATTTCCTGATCTATGTAGACCAGGCCCTGAACGGTTATCCGATGATTTATTCATGGATAAACTATGTGGCGTTACTTATTTTTATGATGCTTCCTTTCTTTGTCGTCCACCGGCTTAAAGAAGCGTTGATTTATTATAAATACGTGCCCTAA